One window from the genome of Canis lupus dingo isolate Sandy chromosome 15, ASM325472v2, whole genome shotgun sequence encodes:
- the AMDHD1 gene encoding probable imidazolonepropionase yields MAGGHRLLLENARQVVTVCARGERFLAGDALHSLAVLEGASLVVGTDGFIKAIGPADAIQKLFSEETFEERIDCSGKCILPGLVDAHTHPVWAGERVHEFAMKLAGATYMDIHQAGGGINFTVEHTRQASEEELFGSLRGRLQSMVRAGTTLAECKSGYGLDLQTELKMLRVIERARRQLPIGISATYCGAHSVPKGKTAVEAADEIINSHLPKLMELGASGEIHVDNIDVFCEKGVFDLNSTRRILQSGKEMGLQINFHGDELHPMKAAELGAELGALAVSHLEEASDEGIAAMATARCSAILLPTTAYMLRLKQPRARKMLDEGVIVALGSDFNPNAYCFSMPVVMHLACVNMRMSMPEALAAATINAAYALGKSHTHGSLEVGKQGDLIVINAARWEHLIYQFGGHHELIEYVVAKGKVIYKNERSERK; encoded by the exons ATGGCGGGCGGCCACCGCCTCCTGCTGGAGAACGCGCGGCAGGTGGTGACGGTGTGCGCCCGCGGCGAGCGCTTCCTGGCGGGGGACGCGCTGCACAGCCTGGCGGTGCTGGAGGGCGCCAGCCTGGTGGTGGGCAC gGATGGGTTTATAAAAGCCATCGGTCCTGCTGACGCTATCCAAAAACTGTTTTCTGAAGAAACGTTCGAAGAAAGAATCGACTGTTCTGGGAAATGCATCTTGCCAG GTTTGgtggatgcacacacacatccagtATGGGCTGGTGAAAGAGTTCACGAGTTTGCAATGAAG CTGGCAGGTGCCACGTACATGGATATCCACCAGGCTGGAGGAGGGATCAACTTCACGGTGGAGCACACGCGCCAAGCCTCGGAGGAGGAGCTGTTCGGCTCCCTCCGGGGGCGGCTGCAGAGCATGGTGCGCGCGGGGACCACGCTGGCGGAGTGCAAGAGCGGATACGGCCTCGACCTGCAGACGGAGCTCAAGATGCTGCGCGTGATCGAGCGCGCCCGCCGGCAGCTGCCCATCGGCATCTCGGCCACGTACTGCGGGGCTCACTCGGTGCCAAA AGGAAAGACTGCTGTGGAAGCTGCTGATGAAATCATCAATAGCCACCTCCCAAAGCTGATGGAGCTGGGTGCAAGTGGGGAAATCCACGTGGACAACATAGATGTGTTCTGTGAGAAGGGCGTCTTCGATCTCAATTCCACCAGAAGGATTCTTCAAAGTGGAAAAGAGATGGGATTACAGATTAACTTCCACGGGGATGAACTCCACCCAATGAAGGCTGCTGAG CTCggggctgagctgggagccctggCGGTCAGTCACCTGGAAGAAGCTAGCGACGAAGGCATCGCTGCCATGGCAACGGCCAGGTGCTCggccatcctcctgcccaccacGGCCTACATGCTGAG ACTGAAGCAACCTCGCGCTAGGAAGATGTTAGATGAAGGAGTCATAGTTGCTCTGGGCAGCGATTTCAACCCTAACGCATATTGCTTTTCAATG CCAGTGGTCATGCACCTGGCCTGTGTGAACATGAGAATGTCCATGCCTGAAGCCTTGGCGGCTGCCACCATCAATGCAGCTTATGCTCTGGGAAAATCTCACACACACGGATCCCTGGAAGTGGGCAAACAGGGAGATCTCATTGTCATCAATGCGGCCAG